The segment GGAGCTGATCCAGGGTCTCGCCTGCGGAGTACCTCTCCTTGAACTCCGCGGTCTTGCCGCGCAGTTCGTCATCGGAGAGGCTCTCGACGTCCGGAGACAGGGTCGAGACGTGGTCGGCGATGCTCTTGAGCCGCTTGACCATGCGACCTTCACCGACACGGAGCAGCTTGGAAAACGACAGCGACGGCACGGGCTTTCTCGTCCTCGATCCTCGGTTCACGGGTACTGGTACGAACAACACTGCATACTGCACGAGCTCACGGGTCGTCACCACGACTTCTGCGCGGCGGGTAACCCGAACGCGTCCATGGTAGGCGGTGTCGCTGCGAACCCGGCAGCCCGACTATCGGTCGTCGGAGATCGCCGGTCGGCCATTCGGACAACACCGACACAGCACTGCAGGCTCGACGTGGGGATCGAGTCTCCGGTGTCGAGCCTGCAGCGGTGCAAAGATTTCACGGACGGCGAACGTGTCGAGCCGTCCCGGGCGGTCCGGTCAGGTGAGTCTGATCAAGCCGTAATCGAAGGCGTGCCGTCGGTACACAACCGAGGGGCGATCGCTTGCGCTGTCGTGGAACAAGAAGAAATCGTGACCGACGAGTTCCATTTCGTACAGTGCGTCGTCCACGCTCATCGGTGCGGCCGAGTGGATCTTCGTTCGCACGATGTGCCCGGGACCGCTCTGGTCGTCCTCGAACGAGTCGAGTTTCGTCTCGGGATCGAGTGCCAGCGTGTCGTCCTCGGCGAGTTCGGCAGTGGCCTCGGCAACGGACACGGGCCTCTTCTCGCCGTAGTGGACCTTGCGACGGTCCTTGGTGCGCCGGAGCCTGCTCTCGAGTTTCGACGTCACCGCTTCGAGTGCGGCATAGAAACTGTCGGCACACGCTTCGGCTCGAACGACCGGGCCCTTGCCCTTCGCGGTGATCTCCACGCGTTGACATGCCTTGGCCTGGCGGCGATTTCGTTCGTGCTGCAGTTCGACGTCGAACAGGTAGATGGAGGGATCGAAGCGCTCGAGGCGAGCCAATTTCTCGGAGACGTATATCCGGAAATGATCCGGTATCTCGACGTTGCGGCCCTTGACCACGACGTCCGCATTGCTCTTGGCGGGTTCTTCCGAGGGCTTCTCGTCGAAGAAAACCGAGGCTTGTGAAGGGGTCGTCACGCGTACCTCCCGATATGGGCCACGCCCACTGTTGGACGTGGCAAGTGTGCATGCCGAATGGGGAACCTTCCGGCATCTCGAGTCCGGGGCATCACCTCATATCTGGTCCAGTCGGTGCGTGTCCGCGACGTTAGTCGGTCATCGACTCGTGTGCCACCGTTCACCCCGAATTGGTTGTCGGCGTGTCCCCCTTCCTTTCCGTCACGCACTCGCCACAACCAGCGCGCCGGCCACCGGCACTCCGAAATCGGTTAGCACTCTTGCCGATTCGGCCAACGTCGCGCCGGTGGTGACGACGTCGTCGATCAGCAGAACGGTGAAGTCCGCCGACCCCGTCACACGTGCGCCTGCTCGCGGACCAGCCACCCCGACAGCCTCGATCCGGCCCGCCACGTTGTGCTGGCGTTGCCCGGCCGACAGTCCGACCGAATCGCGGACTCCGCCGGTCATGCGGAGCAACT is part of the Rhodococcus sp. SBT000017 genome and harbors:
- the hpf gene encoding ribosome hibernation-promoting factor, HPF/YfiA family encodes the protein MTTPSQASVFFDEKPSEEPAKSNADVVVKGRNVEIPDHFRIYVSEKLARLERFDPSIYLFDVELQHERNRRQAKACQRVEITAKGKGPVVRAEACADSFYAALEAVTSKLESRLRRTKDRRKVHYGEKRPVSVAEATAELAEDDTLALDPETKLDSFEDDQSGPGHIVRTKIHSAAPMSVDDALYEMELVGHDFFLFHDSASDRPSVVYRRHAFDYGLIRLT